A genomic region of Arachis stenosperma cultivar V10309 chromosome 9, arast.V10309.gnm1.PFL2, whole genome shotgun sequence contains the following coding sequences:
- the LOC130949720 gene encoding uncharacterized protein LOC130949720, translated as MPLYTMFLKELMTRKRNWGEKETVVLTEECSAIIQKKLPQKMKDLGSFQIPCIIGDITIEKALCDLGASINLMSLSTMRRMRIEEAKPTRMALQLADSTLKFPHGVVEDLLVKVGEFIFPTDFVVLDMEEQANTSIILGRPFLTTAGAIIDVQKGELVLRLHEEKMVFNVFKAMNYPKEAIGECMMVDTIEQIVQRVLEEEQYE; from the coding sequence ATGCCCCTCTACACAATGTTCCTGAAGGAGCTCatgacaagaaaaagaaactggGGTGAAAAGGAGACTGTAGTCCTAACTGAGGAATGTAGTGCCATCATACAAAAGAAACTCCCCCAGAAAATGAAGGACCTAGGGAGTTTCcaaatcccctgcatcataggggataTCACTATTGAAAAGGCTTTGTGTGACTTGGGAGCTAGCATCAATCTTATGTCCTTGAGCACGATGAGAAGGATGAGAattgaggaagccaaaccaacaagaatggcactcCAACTAGCAGACAGTACATTAAAGTTTCCACATGGAGTGGTGGAAGATTTATTGGTGAAGGTGGGAGAATTCATCTTCCCAACTGACTTTGTTGTGCTGGATATGGAAGAACAGGCAAACACTTCAATTATCCTAGGAAGGCCATTCCTAActactgctggagccatcattgatgtgCAAAAAGGAGAACTAGTATTGAGATTACATGAGGAAAAGATGGTCTTCAATGTCTTCAAGGCAATGAATTATCCCAAGGAAGCAATAGGAGAATGCATGATGGTGGACACCATAGAACAAATAGTCCAAAGAGTTTTGGAAGAAGAGCAATATGAATGA